One genomic window of Gracilinema caldarium DSM 7334 includes the following:
- a CDS encoding aspartate kinase: protein MGQIVVKFGGSNLKSPADIERSARVAAAYKEPLVVVVSAFSGVTDMLIQGIDEAMLSEHAPDILCSKLETIHESALRLHIQSEAEIGAVMEVLKQRLAQLKKLLMGIHYISAVPDFTRDHIISTGERLSAPIIAAVLRKAGLQAREILPETMGLLTDGTFGNAAADLAVCAERLSSIVTSDITPVVPGFYGITKEGKIAVFGRGGSDYTAAVIARSIQAESLDLWKDVDGFLSGDPRIIQDSKTIPYVSYEEAAELSYFGAKVLHPRTVEPLEQDHIPIRVMNVDQFDGTIRPYTIVGPDREHSCTLKSVAATENMGIIRLEGPGVGSRPGILARATTGLDAAGINISSVITSQTSINLLFHKKDMPRALAVLRSESVPSVVSVESLEDIAIIAVVGDGLRHRPGLAAQVFGSLAEGGINILLTQAGASPVAMYIIVSKEDTAKALKAIHRTIHRG from the coding sequence ATGGGCCAAATTGTTGTTAAATTCGGCGGATCTAACCTTAAGAGCCCCGCAGACATAGAGCGGTCGGCCCGGGTGGCTGCCGCATATAAAGAACCACTGGTTGTTGTGGTTTCTGCTTTTTCCGGTGTAACCGATATGCTGATTCAGGGTATCGATGAAGCAATGCTTTCAGAGCATGCACCGGACATACTCTGTTCAAAGCTGGAAACTATTCATGAGTCTGCCCTCAGGCTTCATATTCAATCGGAAGCTGAAATAGGGGCTGTAATGGAAGTGCTTAAACAGCGGCTTGCACAGCTTAAGAAATTGCTCATGGGGATTCATTACATCAGTGCGGTGCCCGATTTTACCCGGGACCACATTATATCTACCGGGGAACGGCTCTCGGCCCCCATTATTGCGGCGGTCTTGCGAAAAGCTGGACTGCAAGCCCGGGAAATACTTCCCGAAACTATGGGGCTTCTCACCGATGGTACCTTTGGCAACGCCGCGGCAGACCTGGCTGTTTGTGCCGAGCGGCTTTCATCAATAGTAACCTCTGATATAACACCGGTAGTGCCCGGGTTTTATGGCATTACGAAAGAAGGGAAAATTGCTGTTTTTGGCCGGGGGGGCTCGGATTATACCGCCGCGGTGATTGCCCGCTCCATACAGGCAGAGAGCCTCGATTTATGGAAAGATGTGGATGGTTTCCTTTCAGGCGATCCTCGGATCATTCAGGATTCTAAAACCATCCCCTATGTGAGCTACGAAGAAGCGGCAGAACTTTCCTATTTCGGTGCCAAGGTATTGCATCCCAGGACGGTTGAACCTTTGGAACAGGATCATATACCGATCCGGGTGATGAATGTGGACCAGTTTGATGGTACCATAAGGCCCTATACGATTGTTGGACCGGATCGGGAACACTCCTGTACCTTAAAAAGTGTGGCTGCCACAGAAAACATGGGGATCATTCGACTTGAAGGCCCTGGGGTCGGGAGCAGACCGGGTATTCTTGCCCGGGCAACCACCGGACTTGATGCAGCGGGGATTAACATCAGCAGTGTTATTACATCACAGACAAGCATTAACCTGCTCTTTCATAAAAAGGATATGCCCCGCGCCCTGGCGGTACTGCGATCAGAATCGGTACCGTCGGTAGTGTCCGTAGAAAGTCTGGAAGATATTGCAATTATTGCTGTGGTAGGTGACGGGCTTCGTCATAGACCGGGACTTGCAGCCCAAGTTTTCGGCTCCCTGGCGGAAGGGGGCATTAACATCCTGCTTACCCAGGCAGGAGCCAGCCCGGTGGCTATGTATATTATTGTAAGCAAAGAAGATACAGCGAAGGCCCTGAAGGCTATTCACCGTACCATACATCGGGGGTAA
- a CDS encoding homocysteine biosynthesis protein, with translation MGETKKSWEEINQKLAAGKAVVLTAEETAELAKTETPEEVAKKVDVVTTGTFGAMCSSGMFINFGHPEPPIRMELITLDGVPVFGGVAAVDAYIGATETHPDDGRFGGAHIIEKLIRGEEVFLKAHAKGTDCYPRRDIETYIHKDRVNEMILTNPRNAYQNYPAATNSTHKTLHTYMGTLLPSFMNVNYSTSGCLSPLLNDPYLRTIGIGSPVFLGGAIGSVAWNGTQFNTEKPVNDRGIPLSNARTLMLVGNAKEMSADWIRAGYYEKYGVTMYVGVGFAIPVLDEDMAYRVMIRNEDIETSLCDYGVDGHPALARVNYRDLMSGTIELRGKRVRTAPLSSYRRARLLAEQLKTMVLQGSFPLTPPARPLPEHSRVQGLSIIRDRRA, from the coding sequence ATGGGGGAAACAAAGAAAAGCTGGGAAGAAATTAACCAGAAACTGGCTGCGGGCAAGGCGGTGGTCCTGACTGCAGAAGAAACCGCGGAACTCGCTAAGACGGAAACACCGGAAGAGGTGGCAAAAAAGGTTGATGTGGTTACTACAGGAACCTTTGGGGCCATGTGTTCCTCCGGTATGTTCATCAACTTTGGACATCCTGAGCCACCCATCAGAATGGAGCTCATTACGCTGGATGGGGTCCCCGTTTTTGGCGGGGTGGCAGCTGTGGACGCCTATATTGGGGCTACCGAAACCCATCCCGATGATGGCCGCTTTGGAGGCGCCCATATCATCGAAAAGCTTATCAGAGGTGAGGAAGTGTTCCTTAAAGCTCATGCCAAGGGAACCGACTGCTACCCCCGGAGAGATATCGAAACCTATATTCATAAGGACCGGGTGAACGAGATGATCCTCACTAATCCCCGGAATGCCTACCAGAACTATCCTGCAGCTACCAACTCAACCCATAAAACCCTGCACACCTACATGGGGACCCTGCTGCCTTCTTTCATGAATGTGAATTATTCCACCTCAGGCTGTCTCTCTCCACTCCTGAATGATCCCTATTTGCGCACTATAGGAATCGGGTCTCCGGTTTTCCTGGGAGGGGCCATCGGCTCGGTAGCCTGGAACGGTACCCAGTTTAACACGGAAAAACCGGTAAATGACCGGGGCATTCCCCTCTCTAACGCCAGGACTCTCATGCTGGTGGGAAATGCCAAGGAAATGTCCGCCGACTGGATCCGGGCAGGATACTATGAAAAATACGGCGTTACCATGTACGTCGGCGTAGGCTTTGCCATCCCCGTGCTGGATGAAGATATGGCTTACCGGGTGATGATCCGGAACGAGGACATCGAAACAAGCCTCTGCGATTATGGGGTCGATGGCCACCCTGCCCTTGCCCGGGTTAATTACCGGGACCTTATGTCGGGAACCATCGAGCTCCGGGGCAAAAGGGTCCGTACGGCGCCCCTTTCTAGCTACCGCAGAGCCCGGCTTCTGGCGGAACAGCTGAAAACTATGGTCCTGCAGGGATCCTTCCCCCTTACTCCCCCGGCACGGCCCCTTCCGGAACACAGCCGGGTACAGGGATTAAGCATTATTCGGGACCGGAGGGCATAA
- a CDS encoding NIL domain-containing protein produces MAGKYVLGYSAETVSEPILWKLTKDYDIRVNILRAEISPGQEGNLLVELDAESEAKLNAALQWLETIGVTWVNVAKRLSWDEDRCIDCGGCSGVCFSGAITLDRSNWKLVVDRDKCIACGGCVKACPMGCFTLDFGE; encoded by the coding sequence ATGGCGGGTAAATATGTTTTAGGATATTCGGCAGAGACTGTTTCGGAACCCATCCTTTGGAAACTGACCAAGGATTACGATATACGGGTAAACATCCTGCGGGCTGAGATTTCCCCCGGCCAGGAAGGGAACCTTCTGGTAGAGCTCGATGCGGAAAGCGAGGCTAAACTCAATGCGGCACTGCAATGGCTCGAAACCATTGGGGTTACCTGGGTTAATGTGGCCAAGCGCTTAAGCTGGGATGAAGATCGTTGTATTGATTGCGGCGGCTGTTCCGGAGTCTGCTTTTCCGGAGCCATCACCCTGGACCGCAGCAACTGGAAGCTGGTTGTTGATCGGGATAAGTGCATCGCCTGTGGTGGCTGTGTGAAAGCCTGCCCTATGGGCTGTTTTACCCTCGACTTCGGAGAATAG
- a CDS encoding UPF0280 family protein, translated as MGTGRFRSITVAEGESDLWIGWNRFGEAPINQAQSEESILMNRAGEVVALEAELRYQASELLHELRSNIQDYAAMHPEFLTSLEPLPSDADAPEPVRSMLLAGRIAGVGPMAAVAGAIAEHLGMALQDRFHFDELVIENGGDYWLTVKAPLPVRVYGGLSSLSEKISVIVNPEQSPCGLACSSGTVGPSLSFGKADGALVVAPAAAAADAWATALGNRLRYQSDLATEVEALITMNRDTDYDEAYRPQGALAIMADQLAACGNIKLG; from the coding sequence ATGGGAACTGGCCGCTTCAGGTCTATCACAGTGGCTGAAGGAGAATCGGACCTCTGGATCGGCTGGAACCGGTTTGGTGAGGCCCCTATCAACCAAGCCCAATCCGAAGAGTCCATATTGATGAATAGAGCCGGCGAAGTTGTGGCACTGGAGGCGGAGCTTCGTTACCAGGCTTCGGAGCTGTTGCACGAGCTCCGGTCAAACATTCAGGACTATGCCGCAATGCACCCGGAATTCCTTACCTCTTTAGAGCCCCTCCCCTCTGATGCCGATGCCCCCGAACCGGTTCGGTCCATGTTGCTGGCGGGCCGCATTGCCGGCGTGGGGCCCATGGCCGCCGTGGCGGGGGCCATTGCTGAGCACCTTGGCATGGCCCTGCAGGACCGGTTCCATTTTGATGAATTGGTCATAGAAAATGGGGGGGACTATTGGCTTACGGTGAAAGCTCCCCTTCCGGTGCGGGTCTATGGGGGGCTCTCTTCCCTCTCGGAAAAAATTTCGGTGATTGTAAACCCTGAGCAAAGCCCCTGCGGCCTCGCCTGCTCTTCCGGCACGGTGGGGCCTTCATTAAGCTTCGGCAAGGCCGATGGGGCCCTCGTTGTGGCCCCTGCCGCCGCCGCCGCTGACGCCTGGGCAACAGCCCTGGGAAACCGATTACGATACCAAAGCGACCTGGCCACCGAGGTAGAGGCCCTCATCACTATGAATAGGGATACTGATTACGACGAAGCATACCGCCCCCAGGGAGCCCTGGCCATCATGGCGGACCAGCTCGCCGCCTGCGGGAATATCAAGCTGGGGTAA
- a CDS encoding type II toxin-antitoxin system HicA family toxin, translating into MPKLPVLSGADVICALKNLGFVVVRQRGSHIVMRRGSKGCVIPNHRELKLGTLTGILKQAGITPEEFIKALAD; encoded by the coding sequence ATGCCTAAGTTGCCGGTCCTTTCAGGCGCAGATGTAATTTGTGCATTGAAAAATTTGGGATTTGTAGTTGTTCGACAACGGGGTAGTCATATTGTAATGCGGCGAGGTTCGAAAGGTTGCGTAATACCAAATCATCGCGAATTAAAATTAGGAACTTTGACAGGAATTCTTAAACAAGCTGGTATTACACCGGAGGAATTTATTAAAGCACTAGCAGACTAG
- a CDS encoding type II toxin-antitoxin system HicB family antitoxin, which yields MELSAVLTPAPEGGYIAYNPETGTTTQGETVEEALSNLQEATELYLEEFPLSYRGPSLLTTFRIPNHA from the coding sequence ATGGAATTGTCAGCGGTTTTAACTCCTGCTCCTGAAGGTGGATATATTGCTTATAATCCTGAAACTGGAACTACCACTCAAGGTGAAACAGTAGAAGAAGCGCTTTCTAATTTGCAGGAAGCGACAGAACTGTATTTAGAAGAATTTCCTCTTTCTTACCGTGGTCCTTCTTTATTAACTACTTTTAGAATCCCAAATCATGCCTAA
- a CDS encoding SAM-dependent methyltransferase produces MKTGTLHLIPSPIGTSMDVLAPYMVAILESVPYIVAEHEKTVRRFLSSHISQEVLAAKTFATLDEHTPFQDIPALLSPLLAGQDGAIISEAGLPCVADPGSALVALAHRHHIRVIPHPGPSSIFQTLMASGLNGQRFMFEGYLPIPEQERSARLKYLEALSGRENMTILWIETPYRVQRLFTSLCATLREETNLTIAQALMTKEEYIFTSTVGEWKQRAPELRKSPTVFAIQALPAVPAKVSKGAGRFKTDRKGRLSGQGKKGMQDNNKGPYGNVDF; encoded by the coding sequence ATGAAAACCGGTACTTTGCATCTCATACCAAGTCCTATCGGTACATCGATGGATGTGCTTGCACCCTATATGGTGGCTATACTCGAGTCGGTGCCCTATATTGTTGCGGAACATGAAAAGACGGTCCGCCGTTTCCTTTCGAGTCATATTTCGCAGGAAGTCCTTGCAGCGAAAACCTTTGCCACCCTGGATGAGCACACCCCCTTCCAGGATATTCCGGCCCTCCTGTCACCGCTGCTTGCGGGCCAGGATGGGGCCATTATCTCCGAAGCAGGCCTCCCCTGTGTGGCCGACCCGGGCTCCGCCCTGGTAGCACTGGCCCATCGTCACCATATCCGGGTTATCCCCCATCCTGGCCCTTCCTCCATATTTCAGACCCTTATGGCCAGCGGCCTGAACGGCCAGCGCTTCATGTTCGAGGGCTACCTGCCCATACCGGAACAGGAACGTTCTGCCCGGCTTAAGTATCTGGAAGCACTCTCGGGCCGGGAAAACATGACCATCCTCTGGATTGAAACACCCTATCGGGTACAGCGTCTCTTTACAAGCCTCTGTGCTACCCTCCGGGAAGAAACGAACCTTACCATAGCCCAGGCTCTGATGACTAAGGAAGAATATATTTTTACCAGTACGGTGGGCGAATGGAAACAGCGTGCTCCGGAACTGCGGAAAAGCCCCACGGTGTTTGCCATCCAGGCCTTGCCTGCGGTCCCTGCAAAGGTATCTAAAGGTGCCGGTAGATTTAAAACAGATAGAAAAGGCCGGCTCTCTGGTCAGGGAAAAAAAGGAATGCAGGATAATAATAAGGGACCTTATGGAAATGTTGATTTTTAG
- a CDS encoding uracil-DNA glycosylase, translating into MTADEKRQLLTFLDLASDYLDTGYRREREAYHIDDDRPLAPAAEADSLAAIAEEVRACRACRLCEGRHHAVPGEGVAEPLVVVIGEGPGADEDSTGRPFVGRAGQLLDKMLAAINLDRNTNCFIANVVKCRPPNNRDPESDEIAACGPFLQRQLALLKPQAILTVGRVPTQALLGTAEGISRLRGRFFEYQGIPLLPTYHPSALLRDESLKRPAWEDLKQLRAFLNGGTAARETPERKPE; encoded by the coding sequence ATGACCGCCGATGAAAAACGACAACTGCTCACCTTTCTTGACCTTGCTTCAGATTATCTTGATACAGGATATCGCCGAGAACGGGAAGCATATCATATTGATGATGACCGGCCGTTGGCTCCTGCGGCAGAAGCTGACAGCCTTGCGGCCATTGCGGAGGAGGTCCGCGCATGCCGGGCCTGCAGGCTCTGCGAAGGGCGGCATCATGCGGTCCCCGGCGAAGGGGTTGCTGAACCCTTGGTGGTGGTCATCGGCGAAGGGCCCGGGGCCGATGAAGACAGCACGGGCCGGCCCTTCGTCGGCAGGGCAGGACAACTGCTGGACAAGATGCTTGCGGCCATCAATCTGGATAGAAATACCAATTGTTTTATTGCGAACGTGGTGAAATGCAGGCCCCCGAACAACCGGGATCCTGAAAGCGATGAAATTGCTGCCTGCGGGCCCTTTTTACAGCGCCAGCTGGCCCTGCTGAAGCCCCAGGCCATCCTCACGGTGGGCCGGGTACCGACCCAAGCCCTGCTGGGTACCGCCGAGGGTATCAGCCGCCTGCGGGGCCGCTTTTTTGAGTATCAGGGCATTCCTCTCCTCCCCACCTATCACCCCAGTGCATTGTTACGAGACGAAAGCCTCAAGCGGCCTGCATGGGAAGACCTGAAACAGCTCCGGGCTTTTTTAAACGGGGGAACGGCGGCTCGCGAAACTCCCGAGCGAAAGCCTGAGTAA